In Leclercia pneumoniae, the genomic window AACAGTAAGCGTCGGCATGGTTCGAGTGATCATATGCCACCAACTGAATACGAAAAACAATATTATCAGCGGCTCGGAAGTGTCTAGATTATCTGTGGCGATTCACTTTCAAGCATATGCTGCATTACGGTAAGTTGCGGACTGAGGCAATACTCTTTCGTCGCACTGATAATGTTACGCTGGAAAGATCGCCAGTTAATTTCTTCACTAATCGGTTCTGTAATCATCTGGCGCTCTTCTCCTGTAGCGTTTCCTACCTGCTCAGAAAGTGCTTTAAGGGAGTCCATCGCAACGTCAGAATCAGCGTAAAGAGTTAGTATCTCGCCACAAGTTAACTTTCCCAACAACACCGCTCGTTCATATTCTTCTGCCAATCCCATGATTGTGCTATCAGAAACATGATTGTTCCTGATCCAACTAACAATATTTTGTAGCGCAGCGACACGCTGAATAATGGCCATAGCCTGGCGGTTACAGTTAGTTAAGCGTTGAACCCGGTAATGACTCCAACTTATTGATAGTGTTTTATGTTCAGATAATGCCCGATGACTTTGTCATGCAGCTCCACCGATTTTGAGAACGACAGCGACTTCCGTCCCAGCCGTGCCAGGTGCTGCCTCAGATTCAGGTTATGCCGCTCAATTCGCTGCGTATATCGCTTGCTGATTACGTGCAGCTTTCCCTTCAGGCGGGATTCATACAGCGGCCAGCCATCCGTCATCCATATCACCACGTCAAAGGGTGACAGCAGGCTCATAAGACGCCCCAGCGTCGCCATAGTGCGTTCACCGAATACGTGCGCAACAACCGTCTTCCGGAGCCTGTCATACGCGTAAAACAGCCAGCGCTGGAGCGATTTAGCCCCGACATAGCCCCACTGTTCGTCCATTTCCGCGCAGACGATGACGTCACTGCCCGGCTGTATGCGCGAGGTTACCGACTGCGG contains:
- a CDS encoding IS1-like element IS1A family transposase (programmed frameshift); this encodes MASVSISCPSCSATDGVVRNGKSTAGHQRYLCSHCRKTWQLQFTYTASQPGTHQKIIDMAMNGVGCRATARIMGVGLNTILRHFKKLRPQSVTSRIQPGSDVIVCAEMDEQWGYVGAKSLQRWLFYAYDRLRKTVVAHVFGERTMATLGRLMSLLSPFDVVIWMTDGWPLYESRLKGKLHVISKRYTQRIERHNLNLRQHLARLGRKSLSFSKSVELHDKVIGHYLNIKHYQ